From Diospyros lotus cultivar Yz01 chromosome 4, ASM1463336v1, whole genome shotgun sequence, a single genomic window includes:
- the LOC127798724 gene encoding uncharacterized protein LOC127798724, protein MSAIAAQNLLANPYSRLSSFSPNTHFPSRTFFPSLSSTRFSNLPQFRTPSSNSSNPVNFDSVAARHWAVGAFPPDGSFRRAGGAANLNLDAFLSVVEFLCLAPSAAISIGFAVNSSFQRPVFTWLGNRFLVWQWQFVLLAAAVAVGASIRRRQWSRICANARKTEDPVAVLVGRIEKLEDDLRSSATIIRVMLRQIEKLGIRFRVTRKALKEPISEAAALAQKNSEATRALVLQEEILEKELSEIQKVLLAMQDQQQKQVDLILAIGKIGKVWDRKRGPSQRQEAIETCNSAEAGQKQLEISQIQSLTTQKEAKTESP, encoded by the exons ATGTCAGCAATCGCAGCCCAAAACCTCCTCGCCAATCCCTACTCTCGCCTTTCCTCCTTCTCCCCAAACACTCATTTCCCCTCTCGCACTTTCTTCCCCTCTTTATCCTCCACGCGCTTCTCAAATCTTCCGCAATTTCGCACTCCGAGTTCCAATTCATCAAACCCCGTTAATTTCGATTCTGTCGCTGCCCGACACTGGGCTGTCGGAGCCTTCCCACCGGACGGAAGCTTTCGGAGGGCCGGCGGCGCTGCGAATCTCAACTTGGATGCTTTTCTCTCCGTTGTGGAATTTTTGTGCCTGGCGCCGTCGGCCGCGATTTCGATTGGTTTCGCGGTGAATTCGAGCTTCCAGAGGCCGGTTTTTACGTGGTTGGGGAATAGGTTTTTGGTGTGGCAGTGGCAGTTTGTTCTGTTGGCGGCTGCGGTGGCCGTTGGCGCTTCGATTCGGAGGCGGCAGTGGAGCAGAATATGCGCGAACGCGAGGAAGACTGAGGATCCGGTTGCCGTTCTGGTTGGGAGGATTGAGAAACTGGAAGACGATCTTCGGAGCTCGGCCACTATTATTAGGGTTATGTTGAGGCAGATTGAGAAGTTGGGAATTCGGTTTAGGGTTACAAGGAAGGCTTTGAAAGAGCCTATTTCTGAG GCTGCAGCTTTGGCTCAAAAGAATTCAGAGGCAACTCGAGCTTTAGTACTGCAAGAAGAAATATTGGAGAAGGAGCTTTCTGAAATTCAAAAGGTTCTGCTTGCAATGCAG GATCAGCAACAAAAGCAGGTTGACCTGATTCTGGCAATCGGAAAAATTGGGAAGGTGTGGGACAGAAAGCGGGGGCCTAGTCAACGGCAGGAAGCCATTGAAACGTGTAACTCAGCTGAAGCAGGGCAAAAACAGCTGGAAATCTCCCAAATCCAATCTTTGACTACCCAGAAGGAAGCTAAAACAGAAAGTCCCTAG
- the LOC127798768 gene encoding polyadenylate-binding protein 2-like, giving the protein MEEEEHEVYGGEIPVEGEMEGDMTDPHNNNATDVEMSGAGDDDAVKELDEMKKRLKEMEEEAAALREMQAKVEKEMGAVQDPATAAANQASKEEVDSRSIFVGNVDYACTPEEVQQHFQSCGTVNRVTILTDKFGQPKGFAYVEFLEVEAVQEALVLNESELHGRQLKVMPKRTNVPGMKQYRARRFSPYMGYRFRRPYVPPYFYNPYGYGKAPRFRRAMRYMPYY; this is encoded by the exons ATGGAGGAAGAGGAGCACGAGGTATACGGAGGGGAAATCCCGGTAGAGGGTGAGATGGAAGGAGACATGACGGACCCTCACAACAACAACGCCACCGACGTCGAGATGTCCGGCGCCGGTGACGACGACGCCGTCAAG GAACTGGATGAGATGAAGAAACGCCTGAAGGAGATGGAAGAGGAAGCCGCCGCTCTCCGCGAGATGCAAGCTAAGGTCGAGAAGGAAATGGGCGCGGTTCAAG ATCCTGCCACTGCAGCTGCTAATCAGGCAAGCAAGGAAGAGGTGGACTCGAGATCAATCTTTGTTGGCAAT GTTGATTACGCTTGCACCCCTGAAGAAGTTCAGCAGCATTTCCAATCTTGTGGTACTGTGAACAGAGTGACTATTCTGACTGACAAGTTTGGCCAGCCAAAGGGTTTTGCATATGTGGAGTTCCTTGAAGTAGAAGCTGTTCAAGAGGCTCTTGTTCTGAATGAATCTGAATTACATGGCCGTCAATTGAAG GTTATGCCTAAAAGGACTAATGTTCCTGGGATGAAGCAGTACCGTGCTAGGCGCTTCAGCCCTTACATGGGTTACAGGTTCAGGAGGCCTTATGTACCTCCTTATTTCTACAATCCATATGGATATGG GAAGGCACCCAGGTTCAGGAGGGCGATGCGATACATGCCCTATTACTAA